A window of the Gossypium hirsutum isolate 1008001.06 chromosome A05, Gossypium_hirsutum_v2.1, whole genome shotgun sequence genome harbors these coding sequences:
- the LOC121229397 gene encoding uncharacterized protein isoform X1 yields the protein MCSNNTSNNVGVGWVANASEVLGVHGEYGSCSSRKEKNKRIPKRGPGVAELEKILREGKSDGIEKGNINNGGVPSSCVAPSNSLPRRATTYLRNIPSPRTPPPLPPPSMTLHVNGTGAQNMCGNSRSKGVYISGSGIFLPEKVFLPVTWGSSETRNGPEPPKMAAGFSFPTPKLVSNRSDQNMFPPPMLQMNHGTCAHPSMFLLKIGIKKFKQMNLFPGSGISSSSSSAGVYQYHHVEPPSTQKSCHSYISTVLAEEHKIIGGKRSRPNFPVENWPPPPPFYSQISGLNPSSSSTNNGVCVFNVGNIYRGSIASSPLELKAKRCGNEDGNPNDNDSALTLGPPITSSASTQNCQKDLPKYTKQFTFQEMKENTEEKRGAAVTAEATLDLKDGTYDCKEKKADFIDLNLKL from the exons ATGTGTAGCAACAATACAAGCAACAACGTTGGTGTGGGATGGGTTGCCAATGCGAGTGAAGTGCTGGGCGTTCATGGCGAGTATGGAAGTTGTAGTTCAAGGAAGGAGAAGAACAAAAGAATCCCCAAAAGAGGGCCTGGAGTGGCTGAACTAGAAAAGATATTGCGAGAAGGGAAAAGCGATGGTATAGAGAAAGGAAATATAAATAATGGTGGGGTCCCTTCTTCATGCGTAGCTCCCTCAAATTCTTTACCAAGAAGGGCTACTACTTATCTTCGTAACATTCCTAGTCCTAGGACTCCACCACCTCTTCCTCCTCCTTCCATGACCCTCCATGTTAACGGAACTGGTGCCCAAAATATGTGCGGTAACAGTCGTAGTAAAGGTGTCTATATTAGCGGATCCGGTATATTTTTGCCTGAAAAAGTCTTTTTGCCTGTAACGTGGGGCTCCTCTGAGACAAGGAACGGCCCGGAACCTCCAAAAATGGCTGCTGGTTTTTCATTTCCCACTCCCAAACTTGTCTCTAACCGATCTGATCAAAACATGTTTCCTCCTCCTATGTTGCAAATGAACCATGGCACTTGCGCCCATCCTTCAATG TTTCTTTTGAAGATTGGCATAAAGAAGTTCAAACAGATGAATCTTTTTCCGGGATCAGGAatttcatcttcatcatcatccGCAGGGGTGTATCAGTATCATCACGTAGAGCCCCCTTCAACCCAAAAATCTTGTCACAGCTACATATCTACAGTACTGGCTGAGGAACACAAG atAATCGGAGGCAAGCGATCAAGGCCTAATTTCCCTGTCGAGAACTGGCCCCCACCTCCCCCTTTCTACTCTCAGATTTCCGGCCTTAATCCTTCATCTTCGTCTACCAACAATGGTGTTTGTGTGTTCAATGTTGGAAATATTTACAG AGGCTCAATCGCAAGTAGCCCTTTGGAGCTGAAAGCGAAACGATGCGGTAATGAAGATGGGAATCCTAATGACAATGACAGTGCCCTCACCTTAGGCCCTCCAATAACTTCTTCGGCCTCAACCCAAAATTGTCAAAAAGACTTGCCCAAATACACCAAGCAGTTCACTTTCCAA GAAATGAAGGAAAACACTGAAGAAAAAAGGGGTGCAGCTGTTACAGCGGAAGCGACACTTGATCTAAAAGATGGAACATAtgattgtaaagaaaaaaaagccGATTTTATTGATCTTAACCTAAAGCTGTAA
- the LOC121229397 gene encoding uncharacterized protein isoform X2 — translation MCSNNTSNNVGVGWVANASEVLGVHGEYGSCSSRKEKNKRIPKRGPGVAELEKILREGKSDGIEKGNINNGGVPSSCVAPSNSLPRRATTYLRNIPSPRTPPPLPPPSMTLHVNGTGAQNMCGNSRSKGVYISGSGIFLPEKVFLPVTWGSSETRNGPEPPKMAAGFSFPTPKLVSNRSDQNMFPPPMLQMNHGTCAHPSMIGIKKFKQMNLFPGSGISSSSSSAGVYQYHHVEPPSTQKSCHSYISTVLAEEHKIIGGKRSRPNFPVENWPPPPPFYSQISGLNPSSSSTNNGVCVFNVGNIYRGSIASSPLELKAKRCGNEDGNPNDNDSALTLGPPITSSASTQNCQKDLPKYTKQFTFQEMKENTEEKRGAAVTAEATLDLKDGTYDCKEKKADFIDLNLKL, via the exons ATGTGTAGCAACAATACAAGCAACAACGTTGGTGTGGGATGGGTTGCCAATGCGAGTGAAGTGCTGGGCGTTCATGGCGAGTATGGAAGTTGTAGTTCAAGGAAGGAGAAGAACAAAAGAATCCCCAAAAGAGGGCCTGGAGTGGCTGAACTAGAAAAGATATTGCGAGAAGGGAAAAGCGATGGTATAGAGAAAGGAAATATAAATAATGGTGGGGTCCCTTCTTCATGCGTAGCTCCCTCAAATTCTTTACCAAGAAGGGCTACTACTTATCTTCGTAACATTCCTAGTCCTAGGACTCCACCACCTCTTCCTCCTCCTTCCATGACCCTCCATGTTAACGGAACTGGTGCCCAAAATATGTGCGGTAACAGTCGTAGTAAAGGTGTCTATATTAGCGGATCCGGTATATTTTTGCCTGAAAAAGTCTTTTTGCCTGTAACGTGGGGCTCCTCTGAGACAAGGAACGGCCCGGAACCTCCAAAAATGGCTGCTGGTTTTTCATTTCCCACTCCCAAACTTGTCTCTAACCGATCTGATCAAAACATGTTTCCTCCTCCTATGTTGCAAATGAACCATGGCACTTGCGCCCATCCTTCAATG ATTGGCATAAAGAAGTTCAAACAGATGAATCTTTTTCCGGGATCAGGAatttcatcttcatcatcatccGCAGGGGTGTATCAGTATCATCACGTAGAGCCCCCTTCAACCCAAAAATCTTGTCACAGCTACATATCTACAGTACTGGCTGAGGAACACAAG atAATCGGAGGCAAGCGATCAAGGCCTAATTTCCCTGTCGAGAACTGGCCCCCACCTCCCCCTTTCTACTCTCAGATTTCCGGCCTTAATCCTTCATCTTCGTCTACCAACAATGGTGTTTGTGTGTTCAATGTTGGAAATATTTACAG AGGCTCAATCGCAAGTAGCCCTTTGGAGCTGAAAGCGAAACGATGCGGTAATGAAGATGGGAATCCTAATGACAATGACAGTGCCCTCACCTTAGGCCCTCCAATAACTTCTTCGGCCTCAACCCAAAATTGTCAAAAAGACTTGCCCAAATACACCAAGCAGTTCACTTTCCAA GAAATGAAGGAAAACACTGAAGAAAAAAGGGGTGCAGCTGTTACAGCGGAAGCGACACTTGATCTAAAAGATGGAACATAtgattgtaaagaaaaaaaagccGATTTTATTGATCTTAACCTAAAGCTGTAA